From one Drosophila subpulchrella strain 33 F10 #4 breed RU33 chromosome 3L, RU_Dsub_v1.1 Primary Assembly, whole genome shotgun sequence genomic stretch:
- the LOC119555611 gene encoding titin isoform X6: MAALQRKLVHKQFNSPMGLYSQENVKATLNRELKAFGGEGIEVDDQVSKPLNLANSAVLRAVEEEEQQAKSDFYPTERQSRRRQRGEGDALHHTLHQQLLDQIKTDYLSHQQDITIDRDTVLKINRLATKRHLLKRDHSWPPLEQDVASNAESQGHQISCNPSHSIEALREKFQSPTRIIEPTAKQVREQRQREGGSKERSKTPQRVSSDRELSEVFHQTPVSKGFSAPETKAADVDLGLVAPRCEYYEQLAHKRPSTPTLPTPVTPYRPRPKRQAYSLDRGRSRKRTVGAPELPPPKPRTSKPKVQRRCIKLATEVKISYGHDGDSEEEPNSGQDVDLETLPLPPTPAAAQLNQAKTAGRRVIDNLAVKQQQQMALSLATNGSISQPNPYPNPNPLANTRIVPVRVETSTDQLKLSAQQIYDDACSYLQDHQEMEEERESPTYVSATGGIKLLQRQGSSTSAPATPIPVPSTPPPPVMRSKSGQDSLTKEKQTRRQGGIYRLETDTEKQHEAHVEIAQLEAKYAHIQQSIAEHLLQIDAYMENAKQALQRSAQTTPIPTPPPPPPPPPPPLIPARPISSGSNDSWEIFAHRQSPILAAESPLQAILRQIYTRAAGLPTRLSKEIKEETAAEEEAEESLTENVPIVERALEDLHKIAVALEQKPQSAEHMHVELRTTPAVIEAEHVVIKDEDEEVDLDADVDMEYRHVSDVIANYEQLAKKEFEEWKEEQVGKKEMGDVKEVPPKTELRKAIEEQLAKKELREANKVIPGEEKKISIKDDKENGEPLTKKDSKKAEPVIKPELQESTKELEASKTPADLQRTEEVVDKEKSCLHEETLTYCPVCDEMRCSPNNWAKLNKADQWRIANLQNESLKNYKATYEIRSPYISRQISWEDTQSAKENTPPEKLQRQRSFVEIVTTPATPDSPPPTPPPPPPPKKNHPTLQQPETEVTWERSRSPSPLPSRKYPAPLIEAPQRSSSPYGLNPVQTKAPTPSPGNLPVKYSHVPQLEGHNIGLLVRTATEPLQQSMSASSSMLAATPPATPRSAAQPSPFEFPSLESGEQHKFRSLASFDEVQRDFSVNRSFDNVSPRPYLGIEGYKRVAWPPASEERIIREFTPQPQTQSPAPGAGGYYPQAQAQAQAQAHAPSAAAPPQQQQQQQQYGGYQQQQQPQQPAAQWQQQPQQQVPQQQYQPQSQAQAPYQPPQWNQQQQQQPPQQQQPSYQASPYPQQQQQQQQQPSYYPQQNGGSTYAQPPYNSYSQPQVPYSQDQTDLQQQQQQLPGAFAGQDSYRGASPGIITLRKEAPVSQQPAPVYSSQPAAVSYQGGSKLRGDLKWPPPEYKEAAARENEERRQLALGPVCRPRRINRQDYTPFFAKHQLNNGYPSYKVPPGTQHIFG, from the exons GATTGAAGTCGACGACCAAGTCTCGAAGCCCCTGAACTTGGCCAACTCGGCCGTTCTGCGCGCCGTCGAAGAGGAAGAACAACAAGCCAAATCTG ATTTCTACCCCACTGAAAGGCAGAGCCGTCGGCGTCAGCGTGGCGAGGGGGATGCACTGCATCATACGCTGCACCAGCAGCTGCTGGACCAGATCAAGACGGACTATCTCAGCCACCAGCAGGACATCACCATCGATCGGGACACCGTGCTGAAGATCAATCGACTGGCCACCAAACGACATTTGCTCAAGAGGGATCACAGTTGGCCACCATTGGAGCAGGATGTGGCCAGCAATGCCGAGTCCCAGGGTCATCAGATCTCCTGCAATCCCTCGCACAGTATTGAGGCTCTGAGAGAGAAGTTCCAGAGTCCCACAAGGATTATAGAACCAACCGCTAAACAGGTGAGGGAGCAGCGGCAAAGGGAGGGTGGCTCCAAGGAGAGATCCAAAACGCCCCAGAGAGTTTCAAGTGACCGTGAACTATCGGAGGTTTTCCATCAAACTCCCGTCTCCAAAGGCTTCTCCGCTCCCGAAACCAAGGCAGCCGATGTGGACTTGGGTTTGGTGGCTCCACGATGTGAATACTACGAGCAGTTGGCCCACAAAAGGCCCTCAACTCCAACTCTACCCACTCCAGTCACACCTTACCGGCCAAGACCCAAGAGGCAGGCCTACTCCCTGGATCGTGGACGCTCCCGGAAGCGGACAGTGGGCGCACCGGAGCTGCCACCACCCAAACCCAGGACTTCCAAGCCAAAAGTCCAACGCAGATGCATTAAACTGGCCACCGAGGTGAAGATCTCCTATGGCCACGACGGCGACAGCGAGGAGGAACCCAATTCTGGGCAAGATGTGGACTTGGAGACCTTGCCGCTGCCGCCGACACCAGCTGCTGCGCAACTCAATCAGGCGAAGACAGCGGGCCGTAGGGTAATTGACAACCTGGCAgttaagcagcagcagcagatggctcTTTCATTGGCCACAAATGGGAGCATTAGCCAGCCGAATCCGTACCCAAATCCAAATCCCTTGGCCAACACTCGCATTGTGCCCGTTCGCGTGGAAACCTCGACGGATCAGCTGAAGCTGAGTGCCCAGCAGATCTACGACGACGCCTGTTCGTATCTGCAGGATCACCAGGAGATGGAGGAGGAGCGGGAGAGTCCCACCTATGTGAGTGCCACCGGTGGCATCAAGTTGCTCCAGCGGCAAGGGAGCAGCACGAGTGCGCCAGCCACTCCAATTCCAGTGCCATCCACTCCGCCGCCACCTGTGATGCGTTCCAAGTCTGGCCAGGATTCCCTCACCAAGGAGAAGCAAACGAGGAGGCAGGGCGGCATCTACCGACTGGAGACCGACACGGAGAAGCAGCACGAGGCCCATGTGGAGATTGCCCAGCTGGAGGCGAAATATGCCCACATACAGCAGTCCATAGCAGAGCACTTGCTCCAGATCGATGCCTATATGGAGAATGCCAAGCAGGCGCTGCAGAGGAGTGCCCAAACCACACCGATACCAACTCcaccaccgccaccaccaccacctccgcCACCACTCATACCAGCCAGACCCATTAGCTCCGGATCCAATGATTCCTGGGAGATTTTCGCACATCGACAGTCACCCATTTTGGCCGCGGAAAGTCCACTCCAAGCCATACTTCGCCAGATTTACACCCGGGCAGCTGGATTGCCCACGAGGCTCTCGAAAGAGATTAAGGAGGAAACCGCCGCCGAGGAGGAGGCGGAGGAATCCCTAACCGAAAACGTGCCCATTGTGGAGCGGGCGCTGGAGGATCTGCACAAGATTGCCGTGGCTCTAGAGCAAAAACCACAATCCGCGGAGCACATGCACGTAGAACTCCGGACAACGCCAGCTGTCATTGAGGCGGAGCACGTAGTCATcaaggacgaggacgaggaggtAGACTTGGATGCGGATGTGGACATGGAGTACAGACACGTATCGGATGTAATTGCCAACTACGAGCAGTTGGCCAAAAAGGAGTTCGAGGAGTGGAAGGAGGAGCAGGTGGGCAAGAAGGAAATGGGCGATGTTAAGGAGGTCCCACCCAAAACAGAGTTACGGAAAGCCATAGAGGAGCAGCTGGCCAAAAAAGAGTTGAGGGAGGCTAATAAGGTTATTCCAGGGGAAGAgaaaaaaatatctataaaGGATGATAAAGAGAATGGGGAACCTTTAACCAAAAAGGATTCAAAAAAAGCTGAACCAGTTATAAAACCAGAATTACAGGAGAGTACAAAGGAGTTAGAAGCAAGTAAGACCCCAGCAGATCTTCAGAGAACTGAAGAAGTGGTGGATAAAGAGAAGTCCTGCCTCCATGAAGAGACCTTAACCTACTGCCCAGTTTGTGATGAAATGCGCTGTTCGCCCAATAACTGGGCAAAACTCAACAAGGCCGACCAGTGGCGCATTGCCAACCTGCAGAACGAATCTTTAAAGAACTACAAGGCCACCTATGAGATCAGAAGCCCATATATCTCCAGGCAGATCTCCTGGGAGGACACCCAGTCGGCCAAGGAGAATACGCCACCCGAGAAGCTGCAACGTCAGAGGAGTTTTGTGGAGATTGTGACCACGCCAGCTACTCCAGATTCTCCGCCACCAACGCCACCGCCTCCTCCACCGCCAAAAAAGAATCACCCAACTCTGCAACAACCGGAAACGGAAGTAACCTGGGAGCGGAGTCGTTCGCCCAGTCCGCTGCCTTCTCGCAAGTATCCTGCTCCTCTCATAGAAGCCCCACAGCGTTCCAGCTCACCCTACGGTCTGAATCCTGTCCAGACGAAGGCACCAACACCATCACCTGGCAATCTTCCGGTGAAGTACTCGCATGTGCCGCAGCTGGAAGGCCATAATATTGGACTTCTGGTGAGAACCGCCACGGAGCCACTGCAGCAGAGCATGTCGGCATCCTCCTCAATGCTggctgccacgcccccggCCACGCCCCGTTCTGCGGCACAGCCCTCGCCCTTCGAATTCCCCAGTCTCGAGTCGGGGGAGCAGCACAAATTCCGATCCCTGGCTTCCTTCGACGAGGTGCAGCGGGATTTCAGCGTTAACCGATCCTTCGATAATGTCTCGCCACGCCCATATTTGGGTATTGAAG GCTACAAGCGTGTGGCCTGGCCACCGGCCTCGGAGGAGCGGATCATCCGGGAGTTCACCCCCCAGCCGCAGACCCAGAGCCCAGCTCCGGGCGCCGGGGGCTACTATCCCCAGGCCCAGGCCCAGGCTCAGGCTCAGGCCCATGCGCCCTCGGCAGCTGCCCCACCCCAG cagcagcagcagcagcagcagtacgGTGGctaccagcagcaacagcaaccgcAGCAACCTGCAGCACAGTGGCAACAGCAGCCGCAGCAACAGGTGCCACAGCAGCAATATCAGCCTCAATCGCAGGCTCAGGCTCCCTACCAGCCACCACAGTGgaaccagcagcagcagcagcagccaccccaacagcagcagccatCGTACCAGGCTTCACCGTacccacagcagcagcagcagcaacaacagcagccaTCCTATTACCCACAGCAAAACGGTGGCTCGACCTATGCTCAACCCCCATACAATTCTTATTCGCAGCCCCAGGTTCCGTACTCGCAGGATCAGACCgatctgcagcagcagcagcagcagctcccTGGAGCCTTCGCTGGCCAGGATAGCTACCGGGGCGCCAGTCCCGGGATCATCACCCTGCGCAAGGAGGCGCCAGTCAGCCAGCAGCCTGCTCCAGTTTACTCTTCGCAGCCTGCCGCCGTCAGCTATCAGG GAGGCAGCAAATTGCGCGGAGATTTGAAGTGGCCACCACCGGAGTACAAGGAGGCCGCGGCTCGCGAGAACGAGGAACGTCGCCAGTTGGCTTTGGGCCCTGTCTGCCGTCCCAGGAGAATCAACCGG CAGGACTACACACCCTTCTTTGCCAAACACCAGTTGAACAATGGCTATCCCAGCTACAAGGTGCCACCCGGTACCCAGCACATTTTCGGCTAA
- the LOC119555611 gene encoding titin isoform X2: MAALQRKLVHKQFNSPMGLYSQENVKATLNRELKAFGGEGIEVDDQVSKPLNLANSAVLRAVEEEEQQAKSDFYPTERQSRRRQRGEGDALHHTLHQQLLDQIKTDYLSHQQDITIDRDTVLKINRLATKRHLLKRDHSWPPLEQDVASNAESQGHQISCNPSHSIEALREKFQSPTRIIEPTAKQVREQRQREGGSKERSKTPQRVSSDRELSEVFHQTPVSKGFSAPETKAADVDLGLVAPRCEYYEQLAHKRPSTPTLPTPVTPYRPRPKRQAYSLDRGRSRKRTVGAPELPPPKPRTSKPKVQRRCIKLATEVKISYGHDGDSEEEPNSGQDVDLETLPLPPTPAAAQLNQAKTAGRRVIDNLAVKQQQQMALSLATNGSISQPNPYPNPNPLANTRIVPVRVETSTDQLKLSAQQIYDDACSYLQDHQEMEEERESPTYVSATGGIKLLQRQGSSTSAPATPIPVPSTPPPPVMRSKSGQDSLTKEKQTRRQGGIYRLETDTEKQHEAHVEIAQLEAKYAHIQQSIAEHLLQIDAYMENAKQALQRSAQTTPIPTPPPPPPPPPPPLIPARPISSGSNDSWEIFAHRQSPILAAESPLQAILRQIYTRAAGLPTRLSKEIKEETAAEEEAEESLTENVPIVERALEDLHKIAVALEQKPQSAEHMHVELRTTPAVIEAEHVVIKDEDEEVDLDADVDMEYRHVSDVIANYEQLAKKEFEEWKEEQVGKKEMGDVKEVPPKTELRKAIEEQLAKKELREANKVIPGEEKKISIKDDKENGEPLTKKDSKKAEPVIKPELQESTKELEASKTPADLQRTEEVVDKEKSCLHEETLTYCPVCDEMRCSPNNWAKLNKADQWRIANLQNESLKNYKATYEIRSPYISRQISWEDTQSAKENTPPEKLQRQRSFVEIVTTPATPDSPPPTPPPPPPPKKNHPTLQQPETEVTWERSRSPSPLPSRKYPAPLIEAPQRSSSPYGLNPVQTKAPTPSPGNLPVKYSHVPQLEGHNIGLLVRTATEPLQQSMSASSSMLAATPPATPRSAAQPSPFEFPSLESGEQHKFRSLASFDEVQRDFSVNRSFDNVSPRPYLGIEGYKRVAWPPASEERIIREFTPQPQTQSPAPGAGGYYPQAQAQAQAQAHAPSAAAPPQGPIYNNVQPRTTQAPPQNVYAPAPQQPTSQFPDSYPHQQQETQIPVQYTQAQFNRQRSREPVQVPAPTPDPASHANYQSNNYQPNYQSNYPQEQLQAANNVGGGWKHIGAPLPKSRSEFTAGGGDYPPFQGSPQQQQQPSYQQPQQQQQQQQYGGYQQQQQPQQPAAQWQQQPQQQVPQQQYQPQSQAQAPYQPPQWNQQQQQQPPQQQQPSYQASPYPQQQQQQQQQPSYYPQQNGGSTYAQPPYNSYSQPQVPYSQDQTDLQQQQQQLPGAFAGQDSYRGASPGIITLRKEAPVSQQPAPVYSSQPAAVSYQGGSKLRGDLKWPPPEYKEAAARENEERRQLALGPVCRPRRINRDYTPFFAKHQLNNGYPSYKVPPGTQHIFG; this comes from the exons GATTGAAGTCGACGACCAAGTCTCGAAGCCCCTGAACTTGGCCAACTCGGCCGTTCTGCGCGCCGTCGAAGAGGAAGAACAACAAGCCAAATCTG ATTTCTACCCCACTGAAAGGCAGAGCCGTCGGCGTCAGCGTGGCGAGGGGGATGCACTGCATCATACGCTGCACCAGCAGCTGCTGGACCAGATCAAGACGGACTATCTCAGCCACCAGCAGGACATCACCATCGATCGGGACACCGTGCTGAAGATCAATCGACTGGCCACCAAACGACATTTGCTCAAGAGGGATCACAGTTGGCCACCATTGGAGCAGGATGTGGCCAGCAATGCCGAGTCCCAGGGTCATCAGATCTCCTGCAATCCCTCGCACAGTATTGAGGCTCTGAGAGAGAAGTTCCAGAGTCCCACAAGGATTATAGAACCAACCGCTAAACAGGTGAGGGAGCAGCGGCAAAGGGAGGGTGGCTCCAAGGAGAGATCCAAAACGCCCCAGAGAGTTTCAAGTGACCGTGAACTATCGGAGGTTTTCCATCAAACTCCCGTCTCCAAAGGCTTCTCCGCTCCCGAAACCAAGGCAGCCGATGTGGACTTGGGTTTGGTGGCTCCACGATGTGAATACTACGAGCAGTTGGCCCACAAAAGGCCCTCAACTCCAACTCTACCCACTCCAGTCACACCTTACCGGCCAAGACCCAAGAGGCAGGCCTACTCCCTGGATCGTGGACGCTCCCGGAAGCGGACAGTGGGCGCACCGGAGCTGCCACCACCCAAACCCAGGACTTCCAAGCCAAAAGTCCAACGCAGATGCATTAAACTGGCCACCGAGGTGAAGATCTCCTATGGCCACGACGGCGACAGCGAGGAGGAACCCAATTCTGGGCAAGATGTGGACTTGGAGACCTTGCCGCTGCCGCCGACACCAGCTGCTGCGCAACTCAATCAGGCGAAGACAGCGGGCCGTAGGGTAATTGACAACCTGGCAgttaagcagcagcagcagatggctcTTTCATTGGCCACAAATGGGAGCATTAGCCAGCCGAATCCGTACCCAAATCCAAATCCCTTGGCCAACACTCGCATTGTGCCCGTTCGCGTGGAAACCTCGACGGATCAGCTGAAGCTGAGTGCCCAGCAGATCTACGACGACGCCTGTTCGTATCTGCAGGATCACCAGGAGATGGAGGAGGAGCGGGAGAGTCCCACCTATGTGAGTGCCACCGGTGGCATCAAGTTGCTCCAGCGGCAAGGGAGCAGCACGAGTGCGCCAGCCACTCCAATTCCAGTGCCATCCACTCCGCCGCCACCTGTGATGCGTTCCAAGTCTGGCCAGGATTCCCTCACCAAGGAGAAGCAAACGAGGAGGCAGGGCGGCATCTACCGACTGGAGACCGACACGGAGAAGCAGCACGAGGCCCATGTGGAGATTGCCCAGCTGGAGGCGAAATATGCCCACATACAGCAGTCCATAGCAGAGCACTTGCTCCAGATCGATGCCTATATGGAGAATGCCAAGCAGGCGCTGCAGAGGAGTGCCCAAACCACACCGATACCAACTCcaccaccgccaccaccaccacctccgcCACCACTCATACCAGCCAGACCCATTAGCTCCGGATCCAATGATTCCTGGGAGATTTTCGCACATCGACAGTCACCCATTTTGGCCGCGGAAAGTCCACTCCAAGCCATACTTCGCCAGATTTACACCCGGGCAGCTGGATTGCCCACGAGGCTCTCGAAAGAGATTAAGGAGGAAACCGCCGCCGAGGAGGAGGCGGAGGAATCCCTAACCGAAAACGTGCCCATTGTGGAGCGGGCGCTGGAGGATCTGCACAAGATTGCCGTGGCTCTAGAGCAAAAACCACAATCCGCGGAGCACATGCACGTAGAACTCCGGACAACGCCAGCTGTCATTGAGGCGGAGCACGTAGTCATcaaggacgaggacgaggaggtAGACTTGGATGCGGATGTGGACATGGAGTACAGACACGTATCGGATGTAATTGCCAACTACGAGCAGTTGGCCAAAAAGGAGTTCGAGGAGTGGAAGGAGGAGCAGGTGGGCAAGAAGGAAATGGGCGATGTTAAGGAGGTCCCACCCAAAACAGAGTTACGGAAAGCCATAGAGGAGCAGCTGGCCAAAAAAGAGTTGAGGGAGGCTAATAAGGTTATTCCAGGGGAAGAgaaaaaaatatctataaaGGATGATAAAGAGAATGGGGAACCTTTAACCAAAAAGGATTCAAAAAAAGCTGAACCAGTTATAAAACCAGAATTACAGGAGAGTACAAAGGAGTTAGAAGCAAGTAAGACCCCAGCAGATCTTCAGAGAACTGAAGAAGTGGTGGATAAAGAGAAGTCCTGCCTCCATGAAGAGACCTTAACCTACTGCCCAGTTTGTGATGAAATGCGCTGTTCGCCCAATAACTGGGCAAAACTCAACAAGGCCGACCAGTGGCGCATTGCCAACCTGCAGAACGAATCTTTAAAGAACTACAAGGCCACCTATGAGATCAGAAGCCCATATATCTCCAGGCAGATCTCCTGGGAGGACACCCAGTCGGCCAAGGAGAATACGCCACCCGAGAAGCTGCAACGTCAGAGGAGTTTTGTGGAGATTGTGACCACGCCAGCTACTCCAGATTCTCCGCCACCAACGCCACCGCCTCCTCCACCGCCAAAAAAGAATCACCCAACTCTGCAACAACCGGAAACGGAAGTAACCTGGGAGCGGAGTCGTTCGCCCAGTCCGCTGCCTTCTCGCAAGTATCCTGCTCCTCTCATAGAAGCCCCACAGCGTTCCAGCTCACCCTACGGTCTGAATCCTGTCCAGACGAAGGCACCAACACCATCACCTGGCAATCTTCCGGTGAAGTACTCGCATGTGCCGCAGCTGGAAGGCCATAATATTGGACTTCTGGTGAGAACCGCCACGGAGCCACTGCAGCAGAGCATGTCGGCATCCTCCTCAATGCTggctgccacgcccccggCCACGCCCCGTTCTGCGGCACAGCCCTCGCCCTTCGAATTCCCCAGTCTCGAGTCGGGGGAGCAGCACAAATTCCGATCCCTGGCTTCCTTCGACGAGGTGCAGCGGGATTTCAGCGTTAACCGATCCTTCGATAATGTCTCGCCACGCCCATATTTGGGTATTGAAG GCTACAAGCGTGTGGCCTGGCCACCGGCCTCGGAGGAGCGGATCATCCGGGAGTTCACCCCCCAGCCGCAGACCCAGAGCCCAGCTCCGGGCGCCGGGGGCTACTATCCCCAGGCCCAGGCCCAGGCTCAGGCTCAGGCCCATGCGCCCTCGGCAGCTGCCCCACCCCAG GGACCCATTTATAACAACGTCCAGCCACGCACCACCCAAGCACCACCACAAAATGTCTACGCCCCAGCACCACAGCAGCCCACCTCCCAGTTTCCAGATAGTTATCCGCATCAGCAGCAGGAAACGCAGATACCTGTGCAATACACACAGGCCCAGTTCAATCGGCAGCGGTCGAGAGAACCCGTCCAGGTTCCAGCTCCAACTCCAGATCCCGCCTCCCATGCGAACTATCAGTCGAACAACTATCAACCGAACTATCAATCCAACTATCCCCAGGAGCAGCTGCAGGCCGCTAACAATGTGGGCGGTGGCTGGAAGCATATTGGTGCCCCGCTGCCCAAGTCGCGCAGTGAATTTACCGCCGGAGGAGGGGACTATCCTCCGTTCCAGGGATccccgcagcagcagcagcagccgtcCTATCAGCAGCCGCAG cagcagcagcagcagcagcagtacgGTGGctaccagcagcaacagcaaccgcAGCAACCTGCAGCACAGTGGCAACAGCAGCCGCAGCAACAGGTGCCACAGCAGCAATATCAGCCTCAATCGCAGGCTCAGGCTCCCTACCAGCCACCACAGTGgaaccagcagcagcagcagcagccaccccaacagcagcagccatCGTACCAGGCTTCACCGTacccacagcagcagcagcagcaacaacagcagccaTCCTATTACCCACAGCAAAACGGTGGCTCGACCTATGCTCAACCCCCATACAATTCTTATTCGCAGCCCCAGGTTCCGTACTCGCAGGATCAGACCgatctgcagcagcagcagcagcagctcccTGGAGCCTTCGCTGGCCAGGATAGCTACCGGGGCGCCAGTCCCGGGATCATCACCCTGCGCAAGGAGGCGCCAGTCAGCCAGCAGCCTGCTCCAGTTTACTCTTCGCAGCCTGCCGCCGTCAGCTATCAGG GAGGCAGCAAATTGCGCGGAGATTTGAAGTGGCCACCACCGGAGTACAAGGAGGCCGCGGCTCGCGAGAACGAGGAACGTCGCCAGTTGGCTTTGGGCCCTGTCTGCCGTCCCAGGAGAATCAACCGG GACTACACACCCTTCTTTGCCAAACACCAGTTGAACAATGGCTATCCCAGCTACAAGGTGCCACCCGGTACCCAGCACATTTTCGGCTAA
- the LOC119555611 gene encoding mediator of RNA polymerase II transcription subunit 15 isoform X11, translating into MAALQRKLVHKQFNSPMGLYSQENVKATLNRELKAFGGEGIEVDDQVSKPLNLANSAVLRAVEEEEQQAKSGYKRVAWPPASEERIIREFTPQPQTQSPAPGAGGYYPQAQAQAQAQAHAPSAAAPPQGPIYNNVQPRTTQAPPQNVYAPAPQQPTSQFPDSYPHQQQETQIPVQYTQAQFNRQRSREPVQVPAPTPDPASHANYQSNNYQPNYQSNYPQEQLQAANNVGGGWKHIGAPLPKSRSEFTAGGGDYPPFQGSPQQQQQPSYQQPQQQQQQQQYGGYQQQQQPQQPAAQWQQQPQQQVPQQQYQPQSQAQAPYQPPQWNQQQQQQPPQQQQPSYQASPYPQQQQQQQQQPSYYPQQNGGSTYAQPPYNSYSQPQVPYSQDQTDLQQQQQQLPGAFAGQDSYRGASPGIITLRKEAPVSQQPAPVYSSQPAAVSYQGGSKLRGDLKWPPPEYKEAAARENEERRQLALGPVCRPRRINRQDYTPFFAKHQLNNGYPSYKVPPGTQHIFG; encoded by the exons GATTGAAGTCGACGACCAAGTCTCGAAGCCCCTGAACTTGGCCAACTCGGCCGTTCTGCGCGCCGTCGAAGAGGAAGAACAACAAGCCAAATCTG GCTACAAGCGTGTGGCCTGGCCACCGGCCTCGGAGGAGCGGATCATCCGGGAGTTCACCCCCCAGCCGCAGACCCAGAGCCCAGCTCCGGGCGCCGGGGGCTACTATCCCCAGGCCCAGGCCCAGGCTCAGGCTCAGGCCCATGCGCCCTCGGCAGCTGCCCCACCCCAG GGACCCATTTATAACAACGTCCAGCCACGCACCACCCAAGCACCACCACAAAATGTCTACGCCCCAGCACCACAGCAGCCCACCTCCCAGTTTCCAGATAGTTATCCGCATCAGCAGCAGGAAACGCAGATACCTGTGCAATACACACAGGCCCAGTTCAATCGGCAGCGGTCGAGAGAACCCGTCCAGGTTCCAGCTCCAACTCCAGATCCCGCCTCCCATGCGAACTATCAGTCGAACAACTATCAACCGAACTATCAATCCAACTATCCCCAGGAGCAGCTGCAGGCCGCTAACAATGTGGGCGGTGGCTGGAAGCATATTGGTGCCCCGCTGCCCAAGTCGCGCAGTGAATTTACCGCCGGAGGAGGGGACTATCCTCCGTTCCAGGGATccccgcagcagcagcagcagccgtcCTATCAGCAGCCGCAG cagcagcagcagcagcagcagtacgGTGGctaccagcagcaacagcaaccgcAGCAACCTGCAGCACAGTGGCAACAGCAGCCGCAGCAACAGGTGCCACAGCAGCAATATCAGCCTCAATCGCAGGCTCAGGCTCCCTACCAGCCACCACAGTGgaaccagcagcagcagcagcagccaccccaacagcagcagccatCGTACCAGGCTTCACCGTacccacagcagcagcagcagcaacaacagcagccaTCCTATTACCCACAGCAAAACGGTGGCTCGACCTATGCTCAACCCCCATACAATTCTTATTCGCAGCCCCAGGTTCCGTACTCGCAGGATCAGACCgatctgcagcagcagcagcagcagctcccTGGAGCCTTCGCTGGCCAGGATAGCTACCGGGGCGCCAGTCCCGGGATCATCACCCTGCGCAAGGAGGCGCCAGTCAGCCAGCAGCCTGCTCCAGTTTACTCTTCGCAGCCTGCCGCCGTCAGCTATCAGG GAGGCAGCAAATTGCGCGGAGATTTGAAGTGGCCACCACCGGAGTACAAGGAGGCCGCGGCTCGCGAGAACGAGGAACGTCGCCAGTTGGCTTTGGGCCCTGTCTGCCGTCCCAGGAGAATCAACCGG CAGGACTACACACCCTTCTTTGCCAAACACCAGTTGAACAATGGCTATCCCAGCTACAAGGTGCCACCCGGTACCCAGCACATTTTCGGCTAA